TTGAACCACTGCACCGCGGCAACGGCGATCACCGCCACGGAAGCAGCCATCGCCAGCGTTCCGGCGATGCGGCTGACTTGCCGGCGCCGGAAGCGGGCGATATTGGCCGGCTCGCTCTCGATCTGCGCCGCCACGCGCGCCGCCATGCCTGACGGAACCATTACATCCAGTTCCTGATGCAGGACCGAGTGCACCAGATGATAGCGCTCCCAGGTCTGGCGCAGTTCGGCGTCCTGTTCCAGCGCCTTCATGACACGGCGCTCGTCCAGTTCGTCCAGCTCGTTGTCCACCAGCGCGGACAGTTTTTCTTTCATGTCATCGGTGTTGCTCATGTTCATTTCTCCAGCAAAGGCCGCAATTCCTGATCGACCGCCTCGCGTGCGCGAAAGATGCGCGAGCGCACGGTGCCGATCGGACAATCCATGACCTGCGCGATTTCCTCGTAGCTCATGCCCTCGATCTCGCGCAGCGTGATCGCGGTGCGCAGGTCCTCGGGCAGCCCTTCGATCACCCGGTGCACGGTATTGGCGATTTCATCTGTCAGCATCTGTCGCTCCGGTGTCGCCTGTTCGCGCAGAATGGCGCCGCCATCGGCCAGCTCCGCGGTTTCAATCTCCATGTCGGTTCCGGGTGGGCGACGTCCCTGCGATTCCAGGTAATTCTTGGCCGTGTTCACGGCGATGCGGTACAACCAAGTATAGAACGCGCTCTCGCCACGAAACCCGCCAATCGCGCGGTAGGCCTTGATGAGGGCCTCCTGCGTCACGTCTTCCACCTCGCGCCGGTCGCGCACGTAGCGCGAGATCAGCTTGGCAATCTTGTGCTGATACTTCCGGACCAGCAGATCGAAGGCGGTTTTGTCGCCTTGCTGCACCCGGACAACCAGCTTCTGGTCAATGCTCCGCTCGCTCATGGGGTCTGGACCCCCTGCGCATGGCGGGGCATACCGGTATCAAGAGACCGCCGGGAAAGACCAAAGTTCGCCGGGGAAGCCTTAAAAAGAAGGTATTTGTTATTCAAATTTCCGTCCCTGAAGAGGCGCCGGCCCGGTCAATGCCGGCCGACTCGTGTGCTAGGATATCGCAATCGTCACCAACGTGCCCTCCCCTCGACCACATTCCGCATGACCACGGCGCCGCCATCCGACGTCCTGATTATCGGCGGCGGCATTGCCGGCCTGAGCCTGGCCCTGCGCGTCGCGGACCGGGCGCGGGTCACCATTCTGGCCAAGGCCGCGCTCACGGAAGGCTCCAGCCTGTATGCCCAGGGCGGCGTCGCCGCGGTGCTGAACGGCGAGGAAGACAGCTTCGAATCCCATATCCAGGACACGCTCGACGCCGGCGCCGGCCTGTGCCACCGCGACACGGTGGAATTCGCCGTGCGCGAGGGGCCGGCGGCGATCCGCTGGCTCATCGAGCGCGGTGTGCCCTTCAGCCGGGAGGAACATCCGCACAATGGCCTGGAATACCACCTGACCCGCGAGGGCGGCCACAGCCACCGGCGCGTGATCCACGCCGCCGACGCCACTGGCCGCGCCATGGAAACCACGCTGGAGGCACAGGTGCGCCGCCACCCCAACATTACGCTGCATGAAAACCACATCGCCATCGACCTCATCACCAGCCAGAAACTCGGCCACCCGGGACCCAACCGCGTTCTCGGCGCTTACGCACTCAACAAGGCAGACGGCCATATCCGCGCCTATGGCGCTCGATTCGTGGTGCTGGCCACCGGCGGGGCCTGCAAGGCCTATCTCTACACCAGCAACCCCGATACCTCGACCGGCGACGGCATCGCCATGGCCTGGCGCGCCGGTTGCCGGGTGGCAAACATGGAGTTCGTCCAGTTTCATCCCACCTGTCTGTACCATATCCGCGCCAAGTCCTTCCTGATTTCCGAGGCGGTACGCGGCGAAGGCGGCAAGCTCACGCTGCCCAACGGCAAGCCCTTCATGCAGGACCACGACCCGCGCGGTGAATTGGCGCCGCGCGACATCGTGGCGCGCGCCATCGACTATGAAATGAAACGCGGCGGCCTCGATTACGTGCACCTCGACATCAGCCACAAGCCGGCAGATTTCATCAAAAGCCATTTTCCGACGATCTACGAGCGCTGCAAGGAATACGGCTACGACATCACGCGCGAGCCGATCCCGGTGGTGCCGGCGGCGCATTACACTTGCGGCGGCGTCGTAACCGATCTATCGGCCCGTACCGATCTCGAGCGGCTTTACGCCGTGGGCGAATGCACCTTCACCGGCCTGCACGGGGCCAACCGCCTCGCCAGCAACTCCCTGCTGGAATGCCTGGTATTCGCCAAGGCCGCGGCCGAGGACATCCTGAAACAATTTCCCTCCGCCGGTCCGGTCCCGGAAGGCCTGCCGGCCTGGGACGAAAGCCGCGTCACCGATCCCGACGAGCAGGTCGTGGTATCGCACAACTGGGACGAGCTGCGCCGCGGCATGTGGAGCTACGTCGGCATCGTGCGCACCAGCAAGCGCCTGCAGCGCGCCCTACGCCGGGTGGAGCTGCTGAAAGAAGAAGTCCGGGAGTTCTACAGTAACTTCAAGGTTACGAACGATCTTATTGAATTGCGTAATCTATTATTGGTATCCGAGCTGATCATCCGCTCCGCCCTCGCGCGCAAGGAATCGCGCGGGCTGCACTTCACCCGTGACTATCCGCAAGCCCTGGCGGGTACCCCGCAGGATACCGTCCTCACCCCGGCACCACCTGAAACTTCAGGGCGACGCGCCAACGCCTGAACGGCTCCGCCTCGA
The DNA window shown above is from Sulfuricaulis limicola and carries:
- a CDS encoding sigma-E factor negative regulatory protein; this encodes MSNTDDMKEKLSALVDNELDELDERRVMKALEQDAELRQTWERYHLVHSVLHQELDVMVPSGMAARVAAQIESEPANIARFRRRQVSRIAGTLAMAASVAVIAVAAVQWFNRPVTSPIPSLAAVGQSVPVNSVAAPVPSLAASQTAPDNVIRAGVTRWDVKEPETESTLNTFLIEHNEFASSSGIGGMMPYVRVVGYDNPAK
- the rpoE gene encoding RNA polymerase sigma factor RpoE; this translates as MSERSIDQKLVVRVQQGDKTAFDLLVRKYQHKIAKLISRYVRDRREVEDVTQEALIKAYRAIGGFRGESAFYTWLYRIAVNTAKNYLESQGRRPPGTDMEIETAELADGGAILREQATPERQMLTDEIANTVHRVIEGLPEDLRTAITLREIEGMSYEEIAQVMDCPIGTVRSRIFRAREAVDQELRPLLEK
- the nadB gene encoding L-aspartate oxidase, which encodes MTTAPPSDVLIIGGGIAGLSLALRVADRARVTILAKAALTEGSSLYAQGGVAAVLNGEEDSFESHIQDTLDAGAGLCHRDTVEFAVREGPAAIRWLIERGVPFSREEHPHNGLEYHLTREGGHSHRRVIHAADATGRAMETTLEAQVRRHPNITLHENHIAIDLITSQKLGHPGPNRVLGAYALNKADGHIRAYGARFVVLATGGACKAYLYTSNPDTSTGDGIAMAWRAGCRVANMEFVQFHPTCLYHIRAKSFLISEAVRGEGGKLTLPNGKPFMQDHDPRGELAPRDIVARAIDYEMKRGGLDYVHLDISHKPADFIKSHFPTIYERCKEYGYDITREPIPVVPAAHYTCGGVVTDLSARTDLERLYAVGECTFTGLHGANRLASNSLLECLVFAKAAAEDILKQFPSAGPVPEGLPAWDESRVTDPDEQVVVSHNWDELRRGMWSYVGIVRTSKRLQRALRRVELLKEEVREFYSNFKVTNDLIELRNLLLVSELIIRSALARKESRGLHFTRDYPQALAGTPQDTVLTPAPPETSGRRANA